The following proteins are encoded in a genomic region of Burkholderia stabilis:
- a CDS encoding SIS domain-containing protein codes for MEFFDFDPADLARRHAAHTAREIAQQPDVWPDVHAVVAAQRAALDAFLAPLLADPGLRIVLTGAGSSAFIGQCLVPALRHRFGGRVEAVATTDIVACPDETLQPGVPTLLVSFARSGNSPESLAAVELADRVVAGCRHLVFTCAADGTLNRRLAAHPHAHVVLLPDATHDQAFAMTSSFSGMLLGAAWAFGVPGMPVEPLADAARTLLREQSARIAERVRQLPERVVYLGSGALLGLAREAALKLLELTDGLIVAMAESPLGFRHGPKTFLDERTLVVVLLSGDPHTRRYDLDLLRELRRENRAAGILSVSAAPSNGTGAPPPSDDDLTVPLPPGLPDLALAPVALILAQCFALLASLRLGLTPDNPSASGTVNRVVAGVTIHPYAGQPS; via the coding sequence ATGGAATTTTTCGACTTCGATCCCGCCGACCTTGCCCGCCGCCACGCCGCCCATACAGCGCGCGAAATCGCCCAGCAACCCGACGTCTGGCCCGACGTGCATGCGGTCGTCGCCGCGCAACGCGCGGCGCTCGACGCATTCCTCGCGCCGCTGCTCGCCGATCCCGGCCTGCGCATCGTGCTCACGGGCGCCGGCAGCTCGGCCTTCATCGGCCAGTGCCTCGTGCCCGCGCTGCGACACCGGTTCGGCGGCCGCGTCGAAGCGGTGGCCACCACCGACATCGTCGCGTGCCCCGACGAAACGCTGCAGCCCGGCGTGCCGACGCTGCTCGTGTCGTTCGCGCGCTCGGGCAACAGCCCGGAAAGCCTCGCGGCCGTCGAACTGGCCGACCGCGTCGTCGCCGGCTGCCGCCATCTCGTGTTCACGTGCGCGGCCGACGGCACGCTGAACCGGCGCCTCGCCGCCCATCCGCACGCGCACGTCGTGCTGTTGCCGGATGCCACGCACGATCAGGCGTTCGCGATGACGTCCAGTTTCAGCGGCATGCTGCTCGGCGCGGCATGGGCGTTCGGCGTGCCGGGCATGCCGGTCGAACCGCTGGCCGACGCCGCGCGCACGCTGCTGCGCGAGCAGTCGGCGCGCATCGCCGAACGCGTGCGGCAGTTGCCCGAGCGGGTCGTCTATCTCGGCAGCGGCGCGCTGCTCGGGCTCGCGCGCGAAGCCGCGCTGAAGCTGCTGGAACTGACGGACGGGCTGATCGTCGCGATGGCCGAATCGCCGCTCGGCTTCCGCCACGGCCCGAAAACGTTCCTCGACGAGCGCACGCTGGTCGTCGTGCTGCTGTCGGGCGATCCGCACACGCGTCGCTACGATCTCGACCTGCTGCGCGAACTGCGGCGCGAAAACCGCGCGGCCGGCATACTGTCGGTCAGTGCCGCGCCGTCGAACGGCACCGGCGCACCGCCGCCGTCCGACGACGATCTGACGGTGCCGCTGCCGCCCGGCCTGCCCGATCTCGCGCTCGCGCCCGTCGCGCTGATCCTCGCGCAATGCTTCGCGCTGCTCGCGTCGTTGCGGCTCGGGCTCACGCCCGACAATCCGAGCGCGTCCGGCACCGTCAATCGCGTCGTGGCGGGCGTCACCATTCATCCGTATGCGGGGCAGCCCTCATGA
- a CDS encoding N-acetylglucosamine kinase has product MTSLFLGIDGGGTKTAFMVIDAQGRVRARHETTTSYYLEIGMDALRTLLADGVHAVLAAANVARGEIAYAFAGLPAYGEDSRLLPELDGLLDPLFDRDRCRIGNDMVCSWAGTLAGGDGISIVAGTGSIAYGQLEGRTARCGGWGEIFGDEGSAYWLAREGLAAFSRMADGRAARGPLFDIVRAHFSLEHDLDVCAAVNSGAVRSRFAQLSRLVIDAARAGDAHAHALIDRAADELAQLAAGVARALDWPPGEPLPVSYSGGVFNAGALVLAPLRDALARVVPHAVLTAPRLGPHVGAAVHAARLAGRPLEPSALRALQPGQGF; this is encoded by the coding sequence ATGACCTCACTCTTTCTCGGCATCGACGGCGGCGGCACGAAAACCGCGTTCATGGTGATCGACGCGCAAGGCCGCGTTCGTGCGCGCCACGAGACGACCACCAGCTACTACCTCGAAATCGGCATGGACGCGCTGCGCACGCTGCTCGCCGACGGCGTGCACGCGGTGCTGGCCGCGGCGAACGTCGCGCGCGGCGAGATCGCGTATGCGTTCGCCGGTTTGCCCGCGTACGGCGAGGACAGCCGCCTGCTGCCCGAACTCGACGGCCTGCTCGACCCGCTGTTCGACCGCGACCGCTGCCGGATCGGCAACGACATGGTGTGCAGCTGGGCCGGCACGCTGGCCGGCGGCGACGGCATCAGCATCGTCGCGGGCACCGGGTCGATCGCGTACGGGCAACTCGAAGGCCGCACCGCGCGCTGCGGCGGCTGGGGCGAGATCTTCGGCGACGAGGGCTCGGCCTACTGGCTCGCGCGCGAAGGGCTCGCGGCGTTCTCGCGGATGGCCGACGGGCGCGCCGCGCGCGGGCCGTTGTTCGACATCGTGCGTGCGCACTTCTCGCTCGAACACGATCTCGACGTGTGCGCGGCGGTGAATTCGGGTGCCGTGCGCAGCCGCTTCGCGCAGTTGTCGCGGCTCGTGATCGATGCGGCGCGCGCGGGCGACGCGCACGCGCACGCGCTGATCGATCGCGCGGCCGACGAACTCGCGCAGCTCGCGGCCGGCGTCGCGCGCGCGCTCGACTGGCCGCCGGGCGAGCCGCTGCCCGTGTCGTATTCGGGCGGCGTCTTCAACGCGGGCGCGCTCGTGCTCGCTCCGCTGCGCGACGCGCTCGCCCGCGTCGTGCCGCACGCCGTGCTCACCGCGCCGCGTCTCGGGCCGCATGTCGGCGCGGCCGTCCACGCGGCGCGGCTGGCGGGCCGGCCGCTCGAACCGTCGGCATTGCGCGCGCTCCAGCCCGGGCAGGGGTTTTGA
- a CDS encoding DMT family transporter — MQNNWLVHALVTTLLWGVWGAFTGLPAEQGFPDTLIYVVWAFTMIPPALVALGRAGWRVRHDGRSLALGLAIGLLGAGGQMLLFRAVESGPPYLVFPIVSLSPALTIALSFLLLHERTGKLGLAGIVLALCSLPLFDFQSGQGPAKFGLWFALALLVLVAWGLQAYFIKIANATMDAESIFFYMALTGLLCVPFALWMTDFGRTINYGMSGPGLAAVIQVLNAIGALTLVYAFRFGKAIVVSPLVNAGAPLLTSVISMAVTGTTPTGSKLTGIALALLAALLLALQPENAATAGAAGESA, encoded by the coding sequence ATGCAAAACAACTGGCTAGTCCACGCGCTCGTCACGACCCTGCTGTGGGGCGTGTGGGGCGCATTCACCGGTTTGCCCGCCGAACAGGGCTTCCCCGATACGCTGATCTACGTGGTGTGGGCGTTCACGATGATTCCGCCGGCGCTGGTGGCGCTCGGGCGCGCCGGCTGGCGCGTGCGGCATGACGGCCGTTCGCTGGCGCTGGGGCTCGCCATCGGGCTGCTCGGCGCGGGCGGGCAGATGCTGCTGTTTCGTGCGGTCGAGTCGGGGCCGCCGTATCTCGTGTTCCCGATCGTGTCGCTGTCGCCCGCGCTGACGATCGCGCTGTCGTTCCTGCTGCTGCACGAACGCACCGGCAAGCTCGGCCTCGCCGGCATCGTGCTCGCGCTGTGCTCGCTGCCGCTGTTCGACTTCCAGTCCGGCCAGGGGCCCGCGAAATTCGGGCTGTGGTTCGCGCTCGCGCTGCTGGTGCTCGTCGCGTGGGGGCTGCAGGCGTATTTCATCAAGATCGCGAACGCGACGATGGATGCGGAATCGATCTTCTTCTACATGGCGCTGACCGGCCTGCTGTGCGTGCCGTTCGCCCTGTGGATGACCGACTTCGGCCGGACGATCAACTACGGCATGAGCGGCCCGGGGCTCGCCGCCGTCATCCAGGTGCTGAACGCGATCGGCGCGCTGACGCTCGTGTACGCGTTCCGCTTCGGCAAGGCGATCGTCGTGTCGCCGCTCGTCAACGCGGGCGCGCCGTTGCTGACGTCGGTGATCTCGATGGCCGTCACGGGCACGACGCCGACCGGCAGCAAGCTGACGGGCATCGCGCTGGCGCTGCTTGCCGCGCTGCTGCTCGCGCTGCAACCGGAGAACGCGGCAACGGCCGGCGCGGCGGGAGAATCGGCATGA
- a CDS encoding GNAT family N-acetyltransferase, translated as MPLVSSPPVLDTPRLVLEGHPLGDFDALAAMWAEPGVVAHIFNGEPSAPRDSWMRMLAYRGLWPLLGYGYWAIREKASGRYVGDLGFADFHRNIEPSVRGIPEAGWALATWAHGKGYATEALAAAHAWLDSQQQFERSVCLIAPTNVASIRVAEKAGYREPVRIRFNDADSLLFSRASR; from the coding sequence ATGCCGCTCGTCTCCTCCCCGCCCGTTCTCGACACGCCGCGCCTCGTCCTCGAAGGCCATCCGCTCGGCGACTTCGACGCGCTCGCCGCCATGTGGGCCGAGCCGGGCGTCGTCGCGCACATCTTCAACGGCGAGCCGTCCGCACCGCGCGACTCGTGGATGCGCATGCTCGCGTATCGCGGGCTGTGGCCGCTGCTCGGCTATGGCTACTGGGCGATTCGCGAGAAGGCGTCGGGCCGTTATGTCGGCGATCTCGGTTTCGCGGATTTCCACCGGAACATCGAACCGTCGGTTCGCGGCATACCGGAAGCCGGCTGGGCGCTCGCGACCTGGGCGCACGGCAAGGGCTACGCGACCGAGGCGCTCGCGGCCGCACACGCATGGCTCGATTCGCAGCAGCAATTCGAGCGCAGCGTGTGCCTGATCGCGCCGACCAACGTCGCGTCGATCCGCGTCGCGGAGAAAGCCGGATATCGCGAGCCGGTGCGGATTCGGTTCAACGACGCCGATTCGTTGCTGTTTTCACGCGCGAGCCGGTAA
- a CDS encoding D-tagatose-bisphosphate aldolase, class II, non-catalytic subunit, producing the protein MKYLLDLVRRHKQAPRGTPPVGMPSVCSAHPVAIAAALRECAALDRPALIEATCNQVNQDGGYTGMTPHDFRRYVFEIAARERVSPEAILLGGDHLGPNAWRRLPAAHAMDKAEAMVAQYVAAGFRKLHLDCSMSCADDPSPLPEFEIAARAVRLCRAAEHAWAAGSPRGEPPVYVIGTEVPVPGGAHDTLDTLAVTAPDAAASTLALHRDAFARAGLDDAWSRVIAMVVQPGVEFDHHKVIDYDAGNARALSAFIESEPALVFEAHSTDYQTPDRLAQLARDHFAILKVGPGVTFAMRETLWALAAIEREWLGDDDGFIETVLGVMRSEPAHWRDYYAAGAHLDLDLAYSLSDRIRYYWAHPAVQRACAGLLARLDASPPPLTLVSQHLPRQYEAVREGRLPLRTGALLQDGTAEAVRPYLHACAA; encoded by the coding sequence ATGAAATACCTGCTCGATCTCGTTCGCCGTCACAAGCAGGCGCCGCGCGGCACGCCGCCGGTCGGCATGCCTTCGGTGTGTTCCGCGCATCCGGTCGCGATCGCGGCGGCGCTGCGCGAGTGCGCGGCGCTCGATCGCCCCGCGCTGATCGAAGCGACCTGCAACCAGGTCAACCAGGACGGCGGCTATACGGGCATGACGCCGCACGACTTCCGCCGCTACGTGTTCGAGATCGCCGCGCGCGAACGCGTGAGCCCCGAGGCGATCCTGCTCGGCGGCGACCACCTGGGCCCGAACGCATGGCGCCGGCTGCCGGCCGCGCACGCAATGGACAAGGCCGAAGCAATGGTCGCGCAGTACGTCGCGGCCGGCTTTCGCAAGCTGCATCTCGACTGCTCGATGTCGTGCGCGGACGATCCGTCGCCGCTGCCCGAATTCGAAATCGCGGCACGCGCGGTGCGCCTGTGCCGCGCCGCCGAACACGCCTGGGCGGCCGGCTCGCCGCGCGGCGAGCCGCCGGTCTACGTGATCGGCACCGAGGTGCCGGTGCCCGGCGGCGCGCACGACACGCTCGACACGCTGGCGGTCACCGCGCCTGACGCGGCCGCCTCGACGCTCGCGCTGCACCGCGACGCGTTCGCGCGTGCGGGCCTCGACGATGCGTGGTCGCGCGTGATCGCGATGGTCGTGCAGCCCGGCGTCGAGTTCGATCATCACAAGGTCATCGACTACGATGCCGGCAACGCGCGCGCGCTGAGCGCATTCATCGAAAGCGAACCGGCGCTCGTGTTCGAAGCGCACTCGACCGACTACCAGACGCCCGATCGGCTCGCTCAACTTGCGCGCGACCACTTCGCGATCCTGAAGGTCGGACCCGGCGTGACCTTCGCGATGCGCGAAACGCTGTGGGCGCTTGCCGCAATCGAACGCGAATGGCTCGGCGACGACGACGGTTTCATCGAAACCGTGCTCGGCGTGATGCGCAGCGAACCCGCGCACTGGCGCGACTACTACGCGGCCGGCGCGCATCTCGATCTCGACCTCGCCTACAGCCTGAGCGACCGCATCCGCTACTACTGGGCCCATCCGGCCGTGCAGCGCGCGTGCGCCGGCCTGCTCGCGCGTCTCGACGCGTCGCCGCCGCCGCTCACGCTGGTCAGCCAGCATTTGCCGCGCCAGTACGAGGCCGTCCGCGAAGGACGGCTCCCATTGCGTACCGGCGCACTGTTGCAGGACGGCACGGCCGAGGCCGTTCGTCCGTATCTTCACGCGTGTGCCGCGTGA
- a CDS encoding DeoR/GlpR family DNA-binding transcription regulator, which yields MPAHRVPPPSAVDHAPLLVEERRRLICELVREREKVTVEELAERFGISLVTVRSDLNALAAAGAVLRTHGGALVLRESDEVPIAVKQKLRHAEKVRIAAAAAALIGDGETILLDSGSTTEEIAKQILTMKLQSLNVITNALNVAVLLAAAPHINLIMPGGQLRPNSYSLSGPQAVVALQGLYADRLFLGVDSLDPEIGLMTPHLLEAQLNAQMLKIARQVIAVADSSKLMKRNLSVIASVEQLDMLITDTGADAAVVEDLRQRGIDVLTV from the coding sequence ATGCCCGCTCACCGAGTGCCTCCGCCGTCTGCCGTCGATCACGCGCCGCTGCTCGTCGAGGAACGCCGCCGCCTGATCTGCGAGCTGGTGCGCGAACGGGAGAAAGTCACCGTCGAGGAGCTGGCCGAGCGTTTCGGCATTTCGCTCGTCACGGTGCGCAGCGACCTGAACGCGCTCGCGGCAGCGGGCGCGGTGCTGCGCACGCACGGCGGCGCGCTCGTGCTGCGCGAAAGCGACGAAGTGCCGATCGCGGTCAAGCAGAAGCTGCGTCACGCGGAGAAGGTGCGGATCGCGGCGGCGGCGGCCGCGCTGATCGGCGACGGCGAGACGATCCTGCTCGACTCCGGCAGCACGACCGAGGAAATCGCGAAGCAGATCCTCACGATGAAGCTGCAGTCGCTGAACGTGATCACGAACGCGCTGAACGTGGCCGTGCTGCTCGCGGCGGCGCCGCACATCAACCTGATCATGCCGGGCGGCCAGCTTCGGCCGAATTCCTATTCGCTGTCGGGGCCGCAGGCCGTCGTCGCATTGCAGGGGCTGTACGCGGACCGGCTGTTCCTCGGCGTCGACAGCCTCGACCCCGAGATCGGCCTGATGACGCCGCACCTGCTCGAAGCGCAGCTCAACGCGCAGATGCTGAAGATCGCGCGCCAGGTGATCGCGGTGGCCGATTCGTCGAAGCTGATGAAGCGCAACCTGTCGGTGATCGCGAGCGTCGAGCAGCTCGACATGCTGATCACCGATACGGGCGCCGACGCGGCCGTGGTCGAGGATCTTCGCCAGCGCGGCATCGACGTGCTGACGGTCTGA
- a CDS encoding DUF1641 domain-containing protein gives MTERPPPDMPPPHAEPSAHDALEHLLGSLHRHGFLHFANEVVSANARLADTFVDALDKPGMQSGMQNLAVLLTALSRIPPEQFGKAVFAAADALHHVGAWKPAEHEHVAPGVRGAYRLLHDEALWDALTPLLEGLKVFAQGLARDPGQAVTASSEKPGGK, from the coding sequence ATGACCGAACGCCCGCCCCCCGACATGCCCCCTCCGCACGCGGAGCCCAGCGCGCACGACGCGCTCGAACACCTGCTCGGCAGCCTGCACCGGCATGGTTTCCTGCATTTTGCGAACGAGGTCGTCAGCGCGAACGCACGGCTGGCCGACACGTTCGTCGATGCGCTCGACAAGCCGGGCATGCAGAGCGGGATGCAGAACCTCGCGGTGCTGCTGACGGCGCTGTCGCGCATTCCGCCGGAGCAGTTCGGCAAGGCCGTGTTCGCCGCCGCCGACGCATTGCATCACGTCGGGGCGTGGAAGCCGGCGGAACACGAGCACGTCGCGCCCGGCGTGCGCGGCGCGTACCGGCTGCTGCACGACGAAGCGTTGTGGGATGCGTTGACGCCGTTGCTCGAAGGATTGAAAGTGTTCGCGCAGGGGCTCGCGCGTGACCCCGGGCAGGCGGTTACGGCATCAAGCGAAAAGCCGGGCGGCAAGTGA